Genomic window (Nymphaea colorata isolate Beijing-Zhang1983 chromosome 1, ASM883128v2, whole genome shotgun sequence):
AACAGATCAAAATGTTCATGCATGTCCCTGATATATGAAGAGATGTAAGAACATTACCATGAATTACAAAAGCACAAGTCCAAGTTCTGAAGGCTTCAGAGTGTGCCTTATCCGATAATTGTACAGATAATAGTGAAGTTGTCCATCGCCAGGTCCGAACTTCAGTTCCTTCAAGAATGTCTCGTTCTGCATAATGTCCAATGCATTAAAAACATCGTACTCCTTCTTCTTAGCAATAATAAGTGCATCATTCATAAGCTGCAGCAGAGGGGTCTGCAACGCAACATTGTAGTACGAGTATGCTGCCTTCAGTACTGAATAATTCTGATTCCCAAGAATCGAAGATGGTAGGGTGTAGAAGCTACAGAAGTCGGTTATCTCTCGAGAATCTGGGCTCTCAACCACAAAACTGTCAATAACGTTTTCCTTTGGAAGAAGCCAATGCTCcacatcatcttcatcaaaatCCGGCGCAACAATGAATTGGGAAAGATAATTCCTCAGAAGCCGAGTAACCGCTGGCACATCCCTCAACTCCATTGCCCTGAAACCAGGCGTCGCTGTCGAGTCAGGCAGCTTATACAGCTTAATCGTCCTGCTCATTGTCATCCTTGCACCGAGTCGAGAAAAACCAACATCGATAAGCTTCTTAGGATTCAACGAGCGATGCCAATATTGGCATGTTGTGATTGGAGTTGGCAGCACAACACCGGCAGTATAAGCTGCCTGCCATATATTCTCCAAATGAACCCGCCTCGTGACCTCCTTAATCATCACAGGGGCGAGCCGTTTCGATCGGAGCTTCTTGTGAACACAAAGAAAATTGATCTCCGCCATCAGAACAACCTGATCCCTAACACGAATCTTCGCCGGCACGCCGGTGATGAATGCCACGAGTTTCCTCGACCCCTTGACCCTGACGCCTATATGCCAACTCCTGAAATAGCCCGGCGGCCGCAGCGCCCACCTCAAAAACTCCTTTGAATAGTTGAACCTGAACATGTTCTCGTCGTCCTCAACGTAATTGTTCATAAGGAGATTGTAGACCTCCGTGCAGGTCTCTTCCAAGTCCATGTCGCAGGTGCTCCATTCGTAGGGGCTAGGGAGATTATACGGCTCCTGCCTCACCTCGGAGAGAGGAGAGGGATCCTCGATCGGACCTTCTGGCAGGCTGGTGTCGCCGACATCCTTGAATTGCCCAACCGGCTGGGTCTCCCAGAACCGGTGGCGCCTTCCCATAGACAGCGCTTCCTGAACCCTCCTACTGATGGCATCGATTTGATCGTTGCTCGTGGTGTTCACTGCTGGGGAGTTCCCTTCATTTGATTCGTCTGCTGGTCCAGACGATGGGTTTTCGCCACTCATTCCGTCGGAAGAAGCGCTCGATCTGCaccaaataatgaaaaagagaacaaaaacatgACGAACACTTGCTCACCGGATCTATGAGaggaaaatcaaaatcaacCCAGATTCCCGTTATCAAGTTTCCTAGCCGAGCATTCGCACCAAAGTTATGGAAAATCCAACCTTTACCAGGATATTGTGATTCTCGACACAATCTGCAATTGCCGCCCGGAAAATCAGGTGGGAAttcaaaaaaatctatttttagAACGAAAGCTCAACTGGGTATCAAAGAAATCGA
Coding sequences:
- the LOC116246256 gene encoding glycylpeptide N-tetradecanoyltransferase 1; translated protein: MSGENPSSGPADESNEGNSPAVNTTSNDQIDAISRRVQEALSMGRRHRFWETQPVGQFKDVGDTSLPEGPIEDPSPLSEVRQEPYNLPSPYEWSTCDMDLEETCTEVYNLLMNNYVEDDENMFRFNYSKEFLRWALRPPGYFRSWHIGVRVKGSRKLVAFITGVPAKIRVRDQVVLMAEINFLCVHKKLRSKRLAPVMIKEVTRRVHLENIWQAAYTAGVVLPTPITTCQYWHRSLNPKKLIDVGFSRLGARMTMSRTIKLYKLPDSTATPGFRAMELRDVPAVTRLLRNYLSQFIVAPDFDEDDVEHWLLPKENVIDSFVVESPDSREITDFCSFYTLPSSILGNQNYSVLKAAYSYYNVALQTPLLQLMNDALIIAKKKEYDVFNALDIMQNETFLKELKFGPGDGQLHYYLYNYRIRHTLKPSELGLVLL